A genomic segment from Halobellus litoreus encodes:
- a CDS encoding DUF5789 family protein: MDSEVRLKDVSEVLDELEYPIEQSEAGAELADVTLILADGSENFGDLVERTGSDVFESASDLEAELHNALPREAVGEPYQSEGDA, encoded by the coding sequence ATGGACAGCGAAGTACGCTTGAAAGACGTCAGCGAGGTGCTCGATGAACTCGAGTACCCGATCGAACAATCGGAGGCCGGTGCGGAACTAGCCGACGTCACGCTGATCTTGGCGGACGGAAGCGAGAACTTCGGTGACCTCGTGGAACGGACCGGCAGCGACGTGTTCGAGTCGGCGTCGGACCTGGAGGCCGAACTCCACAACGCGCTCCCGCGGGAAGCCGTCGGGGAACCGTATCAGTCCGAAGGCGACGCCTGA